The genomic segment CTCCGCCACCGCGGTGCCGTAGTAAAAGTAAACGCCGCCCACACCCCCGGTACCGATAAGGACCTGAGGCTTGGAACCGGTCTGGGCTAAAACCATCCCTAGCACAAGGAGGAATCCCAGAAAACGGGCCATCGCACAGCCACCCCCTATGCTTCAGGGTCATGCTAAAAGGAGGGCTCTTCAGAAGTCAACGCCCCTCCCGGCTGCCCACCAGGCAGGCGGCGCCGGCCATCAGGGCGGAGAGGAGGAGCACCGTGGCGGCGAAGGCGGGGCGGTGGCCCTGGAGGAGGGGCTCAAAGAAGGCCAGGGATACTCCCGCTAGGGCGCTCCCTGCCCCCTGGCCCAGGGTCCTGGCCACGGAGAGGGCCCCGGAGGCCAGGCCCTCGAGGCCCTGCGGGGCCAGGGAAAGCACCTGGGCGTTGTTGGCCGCCTGGAAAAGGGCCCGGCCCACCCCCAGGAGGAGGAGGCCCAGGGCCGCCCCCCAAAAGGGATGCCAGAGGGGCAGGAAGGCCAGGGCTATCCCTGCCCCCACCAACAGGTACGCTCCCCGGAGGGCCATCCGACCGTAGCCCAGGCGGTCGGCAGCTTTCCCGGCCCAAGCCCCCGCAAGGAGAAGCTGCAAGGAACCCCAAAGGAGGAGGCCGCCGATGGCTCCTGGAGAAAACCCCTCCGCCCCCAGGTAAAAGGCCACGGCCACGGTGGTACCCAGCGTTTGCAGGAAGTAAAGGCCGGTGGCCCAAAGGACCCGGGAAAACCCCGGGGTCCGCAAGAGCTCCCGGAGCCCACCCCCCTGGGGCGGCAGGCCGGGGAGGTTCCCTGCGAGGAGAAGGGCCAGGAAACCGAAGGGAAGGGGCAGAAGGAAAACATAGGCCACCCCCAGGCTGGCCACCACCCCGCCCAAGGCCGGCCCCAGGAGGGTGCCCGTGGCCACGGTGCTGGCCACCATCCCCATGGCGTACCCCCGGGCGTGGGGAAAGGCGCCGGCGGCCAGGCCCGGCACCAGACCCACCACCATAGCCGTGGCCACCCCCTGGAGGAAGCGCAGGAGGTAGAGGAGAGGGAGGGACGGGGCGAGAAAGAGGAGGAGGGCCAGAGCCGCGTGGAGGACCACCCCGGTCCGGAAGAGGCTCCCGGCACCCAACCTTCCCCCAAGCCAGGCCAGGGGGAGATAGGCCAAAGCGGCCCCAAGGAGCCCCGTGGAAACCACCCCTTGTGCCGCCTCCGGCCCCACCCCGAAGGCCTCTGCCAAAGCAGGTAGGGCCGGGGCCAGACTGCTCTCGCTTACCGTTCCCAGAAGGACCCCAGCGAGCAAGACCAGGAGCCTGGGGTCCAGGAAAGGAAGCATATTCCGCAGCATACCGTCGCCCCCCTAGCCTCCACCCTTAAACTAAGGCCATGCAAACCGCGGGCAAGACCTGGGTGGTCACGGGTGCAGGAAGCGGGCTTGGCCAAGCCCTGGTGCTGGAGCTTCTCCGGCGCGGATCCCGGGTAGCCGCGGTGGACCGGAGCCGAGAGGGTCTGGAGGAAACCCAAACCAAAGCGGGCGGCAGCGCGGCTGGGCTAAGCCTCCACCTTCTGGACATCACCCAGCGGGCACGGGTGGAGGCCCTGGCGGAAGAGGTAGAACAAGTCCACGGCCAGGTGGACGGACTCATCAACAACGCCGGTATCATCCAGGCCTTCAAGAGGCTTCAGGACTTGGACCTCGAGGCCGGTGAGCGGGTCATGGGGGTGAACTTCTACGGCACCCTCTACATGATCAAAGCCTTCCTCCCCAGGCTTCTCCAACGCTCTGAGGCCCACATCGTCAACGTTTCCAGCATGGGAGGTTTCCTCCCGGTACCGGGCCAGACGATCTACGGGGCCTCCAAGGCCGCCGTCAAGCTCCTCACCGAAGGGCTTTGGGCCGAGCTTCAGGGAACTCCGGTGCGGGTGACCCTGGTTCTGCCCGGGGCCATGCGTACAGGGATCGCCCAGCACTCTGGGGTAGAAACGCCAAGGTCCGAGGGGCAGGCCCAGGTTCCCCTTCTGGAGCCGGAGGAGGCCGCCAGGACCTTGCTAGAGGCTGTGGAAAAGAACGCCTTCCGCGTCCTCCTGGGCAAGGACGCCCGCACCATGGACCTCCTCTACCGCCTAAGCCCCCTTTACGCCACCCGGCTCATCCAGCGGCGGATGGCCCATCTCCTGAGGTAGGGGGCAGGCGGCTCCTTCCTCGAGGACAAAGACCCGAAGCCGCCCCTTGGGGGTACCCAAGACCTCCTGGAAGATGGTCTCGGCCTCCCACCTGAGGGCCTTCCGCTCCTCTTGGGTGAGGGGCTTTTCCCGGATCACCAGGACCTCCAGCATGGGCATGGCAACCCCCTAGGCCAAGCGCAAGGAAAGCCCCCTTCCCCCAGTCCCCTCCAAGGTAAAGAGGTCCCCCGGGCCCGCAGCCTGTACGGGGGCCCAAGCCCCGGACATGACGATGTCTCCCGGCTCCAGGGCCACCCCGAACCGAGCCAGGGCGCCCGCCAACCAAGCCACCGCCCGTGCGGGGTGGCCCAAGCAGGCCACCCCCACCCCTTGGGCCACCGGATCCCCGTTTTTGTAAAGCACAAGGCCCAAGGTGGAGAGATCCTCTTCCAGCAAAGCCCTCTCCCAGGGGCCCACGAAGAAGGCCCCGAAGGAAGCGTTGTCGGCGATGGTGTCCTCAATGCGGATGCGCCAGTCGGCGATGCGGCTATCCACGATCTCCAGCGCGAAGGCCACGGCTTCCGTGGCCGCAAGCACCTCCTGGGGGGTCACGTGGGGACCCTCGAGACGCCGCCCGAGGAGGAAGGCCAGCTCCCCCTCCACCCGGGGTTGGAGGAAGAGGGAGAAGGGCACCTCCCCCCGCTCCCCCACCCCCAGGAAGCGGCTTTGCCAGAGGTGGCCAAAGTCCGGCTGGTCCACCCCCAGCTGCTCCTGCACCGCCTTAGAGGTAAGGCCGATCTTCCGCCCCACCACCCGGTCCCCCTGGGCCAGGCGGAGGGTGTTCCAGGCTTCCTGCACCCGGTAGGCGGCCTCCACCCCCCTCAGCCCTCTCTCGGAGAGGGGGGGTATGGGCTTCCGCTCCACCCAGGCCGTCTCCAGCTCCCTGGCAAAGGCCTCGAGCTCCATGGCTTCACCGGTTGGCCAGGCAGACGTTCTTGGTCTCGTAGTAAAACTCGTAGCCGTAGTGGCCGCCCTCCCGGCCGATGCCCGACTGCTTGGCCCCGCCAAAGGGCACCCGCAGGTCGCGCACAAACCAGTCGTTGATCCAAACGGTACCCACCTCCAGGGCTTCCGCCACCCGCACCGCCTGGCCCACGTCCCTCGTCTGGACGATGGCGTTCAGGCCGTAGGGGGTGTTGTTGGCGAGGGCTATGGCCTCCTCCTCGGTGTCAAAAGGCATCACCACCACCATGGGCCCAAAGATCTCCTCCTGGCACACCCGGTCCGAGGGCTTCACGTCCACCACCACCGTGGGCTCCAAAAAGTAGCCCTTGTCCAAGGGGTGCGGCAGCTCGGGGCGCTTGCCTCCCGTGAGAAGGGTGGCGGTCTCGCGGGCGATCTCCACATAGGACATCACCTTCCGCAGGTGTTCCTCGGCGATGAGAGCCCCCATGCGGGTTTCGGGGTCCAAGGGATCCCCCACCTTCAGCGCCTTGGCCGCCCGCACCAACCGGTCCAAGAAGGGCTCGTAGACGGGCCGCTCCACCAGGAGCCGCGAGCCCGCCAAGCAGACCTCCCCCTGGTTAAAGAAGCCGGCCCGTAAGGTCACCTCCACCGCCCGATCCAGGTCGGCGCTCCGGAAAATGAGGTTGGGGGCCTTCCCACCAAGCTCCATGGAAAGGCGTTTCAGGGTATCGGCGGCGTTGCGCATGATGACTTTCCCGGTGGTGGTTTCCCCAGTGAAGGAGATGAGGCGGACACCGGGATGCCGGGTAAGGAACTCCCCGGCGGAGTTAGGCCCGAAGCCGTGGACCACGTTGAAGACGCCCGGGGGAAGCCCGGCCTCGTGGGCACATCTGGCCAACAGCCAAGCCCCCAAGGGGGTGAACTCCGCAGGCTTCAGGACGGCGGTGTTCCCAAAAGCCAGGGTGGGCCCGATCTTCCACGTGGCGAGCATGCTAGGCATGTTCCAGGGGGTGATCAAGGCCGCCACCCCCACGGGGAAACGGAGGACGTAGTTGACGTAACCGTTTTCCATGGGGTAGGCCTCGGAGCCGTGGGTCACGGCGAAGTCGGCGAAGAACTCGATGTTGTTCGCCATGCGCTCCACGTACCCCAGGCGGTTCTCGTGGATGGGTCGGCCCACGTCCAGGCTCTCCAGGACCTCAAAGACTGGCCGGTACTCGCGAATCTTCTCGGCGAACCGCCGGAGGTACGGGCGGCGTTGGCTAGGGGGCATCTTCCCCCAGGTCCTGAAAGCCTCGGTGGCCGCCGCCACCGCCCTTTCCACCTCCTCCTCCCGGCCCTCCGGGACAGTCCCGATCACCTCCCCTGTGGCCGGGTAGACGACGGGGAAAGGGTGGTCGCCCCGGTCGAACTCCCCGCCGATGTAGTGGGTTACCTCGAGGGGAAGGGTGAAGGGAAAGCCTAAGGCTTTGAGCCGCTCCTGGGTCTCCTTGTAGATCTTGGGTTCCACCACGGTCCACCTCCTACGCTACCCGGGCGAGGAGGACCCCCCCCTCGCCCCAAAGCTCCAAAACCCCCCGCGCGAGGGGCACCGCCGCCGCCGGGGAGCCCAGGAAGACGATCTGCCCTGCCCTGAGGCCCCCCACGCGCTCTGCTAGCCAGGAAAGCCTGGCCCCCGGATCCCCCAAAGCCTCCACCAGCCCCTCCGCCACCTTCTCCCCGTTCAGGTAAAGGCGCAGAGCCCCCCGGGGCAGGCAGCCGTAACGCCTCAGACCCAGGAGAAAAGCTCCCCCTGAGGTGTTGTCCACCACCACCTCGGGCA from the Thermus thermamylovorans genome contains:
- a CDS encoding MFS transporter, which translates into the protein MDPRLLVLLAGVLLGTVSESSLAPALPALAEAFGVGPEAAQGVVSTGLLGAALAYLPLAWLGGRLGAGSLFRTGVVLHAALALLLFLAPSLPLLYLLRFLQGVATAMVVGLVPGLAAGAFPHARGYAMGMVASTVATGTLLGPALGGVVASLGVAYVFLLPLPFGFLALLLAGNLPGLPPQGGGLRELLRTPGFSRVLWATGLYFLQTLGTTVAVAFYLGAEGFSPGAIGGLLLWGSLQLLLAGAWAGKAADRLGYGRMALRGAYLLVGAGIALAFLPLWHPFWGAALGLLLLGVGRALFQAANNAQVLSLAPQGLEGLASGALSVARTLGQGAGSALAGVSLAFFEPLLQGHRPAFAATVLLLSALMAGAACLVGSREGR
- a CDS encoding SDR family NAD(P)-dependent oxidoreductase, whose protein sequence is MQTAGKTWVVTGAGSGLGQALVLELLRRGSRVAAVDRSREGLEETQTKAGGSAAGLSLHLLDITQRARVEALAEEVEQVHGQVDGLINNAGIIQAFKRLQDLDLEAGERVMGVNFYGTLYMIKAFLPRLLQRSEAHIVNVSSMGGFLPVPGQTIYGASKAAVKLLTEGLWAELQGTPVRVTLVLPGAMRTGIAQHSGVETPRSEGQAQVPLLEPEEAARTLLEAVEKNAFRVLLGKDARTMDLLYRLSPLYATRLIQRRMAHLLR
- a CDS encoding 2-keto-4-pentenoate hydratase translates to MELEAFARELETAWVERKPIPPLSERGLRGVEAAYRVQEAWNTLRLAQGDRVVGRKIGLTSKAVQEQLGVDQPDFGHLWQSRFLGVGERGEVPFSLFLQPRVEGELAFLLGRRLEGPHVTPQEVLAATEAVAFALEIVDSRIADWRIRIEDTIADNASFGAFFVGPWERALLEEDLSTLGLVLYKNGDPVAQGVGVACLGHPARAVAWLAGALARFGVALEPGDIVMSGAWAPVQAAGPGDLFTLEGTGGRGLSLRLA
- a CDS encoding aldehyde dehydrogenase, coding for MVEPKIYKETQERLKALGFPFTLPLEVTHYIGGEFDRGDHPFPVVYPATGEVIGTVPEGREEEVERAVAAATEAFRTWGKMPPSQRRPYLRRFAEKIREYRPVFEVLESLDVGRPIHENRLGYVERMANNIEFFADFAVTHGSEAYPMENGYVNYVLRFPVGVAALITPWNMPSMLATWKIGPTLAFGNTAVLKPAEFTPLGAWLLARCAHEAGLPPGVFNVVHGFGPNSAGEFLTRHPGVRLISFTGETTTGKVIMRNAADTLKRLSMELGGKAPNLIFRSADLDRAVEVTLRAGFFNQGEVCLAGSRLLVERPVYEPFLDRLVRAAKALKVGDPLDPETRMGALIAEEHLRKVMSYVEIARETATLLTGGKRPELPHPLDKGYFLEPTVVVDVKPSDRVCQEEIFGPMVVVMPFDTEEEAIALANNTPYGLNAIVQTRDVGQAVRVAEALEVGTVWINDWFVRDLRVPFGGAKQSGIGREGGHYGYEFYYETKNVCLANR